The Styela clava chromosome 2, kaStyClav1.hap1.2, whole genome shotgun sequence genome contains a region encoding:
- the LOC144431211 gene encoding zinc finger BED domain-containing protein 4-like, whose translation MAGPSRSVVWKFFEVVKEDECKVKCELCGGIVSRGGKSSKSFTTSNLKKHLEIYHPKDFEAEKRRIREEEAKRHTGTSVETYFKRFQSESGETNRDRKSQLSVEEAFSRSKFYKVHVFARDNGSNMVRGIADTGYDALPCFLHTLQLVLKDSILEQDVIKELLEQCKRIVSHFSHSALANNKLTKLQKQHALPQHKLLNSVPTRWNSIYLMLERMFEQKVAIANYVLDTPNLPTIDANKWNLMGKLVKLLEIFHKVTVRLSARSSTISEIIPQVKYIMHLLDVAISGPRFHGLGGTLTSFKTSAKLRFQKYMDSYNCILATFLDPRHKDVLFGAERLIETSEFHRGTIRQRLLETLEKRKLDAAIHTGESETSCSSGTESGSDNGNLAPREDVFSDLDFEKCYDRLVMETEDHATNKKSSRSESLTLFSEIERYVSCRRIEKDENPIYWWKQNKSIFPCLSSLANKYLSCPPSSVESERLFSIGGNIYTPHRNRLSPDTAEELMFLNHNLRYFEFQY comes from the exons ATGGCTGGTCCATCGCGTAGTGTGGTATGGAAATTCTTTGAAGTTGTAAAAGAAGATGAATGTAAGGTTAAATGCGAGCTGTGTGGTGGCATTGTGTCCAGGGGCGGGAAATCCTCAAAATCGTTTACcacctcaaatttgaaaaagcacCTTGAAATTTACCACCCAAAAGATTTCGAGGCAGAAAAGAGAAGAATTCGAGAGGAAGAGGCCAAAAGGCACACAGGTACGAGTGTTGAGACGTACTTCAAACGATTTCAGTCGGAATCTGGAGAAACAAACCGCGATCGTAAATCACAGCTCAGCGTAGAAGAAGCTTTTTCAAGATCGAAATT CTATAAAGTTCACGTGTTTGCGCGAGACAACGGATCAAATATGGTGAGAGGTATAGCGGACACGGGCTATGATGCTCTGCCTTGTTTCCTGCATACGCTCCAACTAGTCCTTAAGGATTCTATTTTGGAGCAAGATGTAATTAAAGAATTGCTTGAACAATGCAAAAGAATCGTTAGTCACTTCAGTCATTCAGCGCTGGCTAATAACAAACTCACCAAACTTCAAAAGCAGCATGCCTTGCCGCAGCATAAGCTCCTCAACAGCGTTCCGACAAGGTGGAATAGTATCTACCTCATGTTGGAGCGAATGTTTGAGCAAAAGGTCGCTATTGCAAATTATGTGCTCGATACTCCTAACTTACCAACAATCGATGCTAATAAGTGGAATCTAATGGGTAAATTAGTGAAACTCCTTGAAATATTCCACAAAGTTACTGTTCGACTGAGTGCTCGTTCAAGTACGATATCAGAAATAATTCCACAGGTTAAATATATCATGCACTTGTTGGATGTAGCAATTTCTGGACCGAGATTTCATGGTCTTGGTGGGACACTGACTTCATTCAAAACTTCGGCAAAACTAAGATTTCAAAAGTACATGGATAGCTACAATTGTATTCTCGCAACATTCTTAGACCCAAGGCATAAAGACGTCCTTTTTGGGGCGGAACGCCTTATCGAAACTTCGGAGTTTCATCGAGGTACCATTCGCCAAAGATTGTTGGAGACGCTCGAGAAACGCAAATTAGACGCTGCAATTCATACAGGCGAAAGTGAAACATCATGCTCAAGTGGGACGGAGTCGGGAAGTGATAACGGTAACTTGGCTCCGCGTGAAGACGTCTTTAGTGATTTGGATTTCGAAAAATGTTATGATCGTCTTGTGATGGAAACTGAGGATCATGCCACTAATAAGAAATCGTCTAGAAGCGAATCTTTGACATTATTCTCAGAGATTGAGAGATATGTTTCATGTCGCCGAATCGAAAAAGACGAGAATCCCATATACTGGTGGAAACAAAATAAATCGATATTTCCTTGCTTGAGTTCTCTGGCAAACAAATATCTTTCCTGCCCACCATCTTCTGTCGAAAGTGAAAGACTATTTAGCATTGGCGGAAATATTTATACGCCTCATCGAAACAGACTATCACCTGATACTGCTGAGGAGCTaatgtttttaaatcataatctgagatattttgaatttcaatattaa